From a region of the Mycobacteroides saopaulense genome:
- a CDS encoding aspartate carbamoyltransferase catalytic subunit: MRHLLSAADLTRDEATAILDDADRFLQALAGREVKKLPTLRGRTIITMFYENSTRTRVSFEVAGKWMSADVINVSASGSSVAKGESLRDTALTLRAIGADALIVRHPASGVAAQLARWTSDGTAEGEGGPAVVNAGDGTHEHPTQALLDALTIRQRLGGLEGRRIVIVGDILHSRVARSNALLLSTFGAEVVLVAPPTLLPVGVETWPVTVTHDLDAELPGADAVLMLRVQAERMTGGFFPSAREYSVLYGLSEARQRLLPEHAVVLHPGPMLRGMEIASSVADSSQSAVLQQVSNGVHIRMAVLFHLLVGSDEAVLA, encoded by the coding sequence ATGAGGCATCTACTCTCCGCGGCCGACCTCACGCGTGATGAGGCCACCGCCATCCTCGACGACGCCGACCGGTTCCTGCAGGCGCTGGCGGGACGCGAGGTCAAGAAGCTGCCGACCTTGCGCGGCCGCACCATCATCACGATGTTCTACGAGAACTCCACGCGCACAAGGGTTTCCTTCGAGGTCGCGGGCAAGTGGATGAGCGCGGACGTTATCAACGTCAGTGCCTCCGGTTCCTCGGTGGCCAAGGGGGAGTCGCTGCGCGACACCGCGTTGACCCTGCGCGCGATCGGCGCCGACGCGTTGATCGTCCGCCACCCGGCCTCCGGGGTAGCCGCACAACTGGCGCGTTGGACTTCAGACGGAACCGCCGAAGGTGAGGGCGGTCCGGCCGTCGTCAACGCCGGTGACGGTACCCACGAACACCCCACCCAGGCGCTGCTCGATGCGCTCACCATCCGCCAGCGACTCGGTGGGCTGGAGGGCCGGCGCATCGTGATCGTCGGCGATATTCTGCACAGCCGGGTTGCTCGATCGAATGCCTTGCTACTGAGTACATTCGGCGCCGAGGTCGTGTTGGTGGCGCCCCCGACGCTGCTGCCGGTCGGGGTAGAGACCTGGCCGGTGACGGTCACCCACGATCTGGACGCCGAACTTCCGGGCGCCGATGCGGTGCTGATGCTGCGGGTGCAGGCCGAGCGCATGACCGGCGGGTTCTTCCCGTCTGCGCGCGAGTACTCGGTGCTGTACGGCCTGTCCGAGGCGCGGCAGCGGCTGCTCCCCGAGCATGCGGTGGTGCTGCACCCAGGACCGATGCTGCGCGGTATGGAAATCGCGTCCTCGGTGGCTGACTCGTCGCAATCCGCTGTTCTGCAACAGGTATCGAATGGAGTGCATATCCGCATGGCCGTGCTGTTCCACCTGCTGGTCGGTTCCGATGAGGCGGTGCTCGCATGA
- the pyrR gene encoding bifunctional pyr operon transcriptional regulator/uracil phosphoribosyltransferase PyrR: MLSAADVGRTISRIAHQIIEKTALSDSGDAPRVVLVGIPTRGATLAKRLAAHITEFSGVEVPAGFLDITLYRDDLRNKPHRPLERTSIPEGGVDGALVVLVDDVLFSGRTVRSALDALRDLGRPRAVQLAVLVDRGHRELPLRADYVGKNVPTARSEDVKVLLAEHDGCDAVIIKGADS, from the coding sequence CTGTTGTCCGCCGCAGATGTCGGCAGGACCATCTCGCGTATCGCGCATCAAATCATCGAAAAGACCGCGCTTTCCGATTCCGGTGACGCCCCACGTGTCGTCCTGGTCGGTATTCCCACCCGCGGTGCCACCCTTGCCAAGCGGCTGGCCGCCCACATCACCGAATTCTCCGGTGTCGAGGTGCCCGCGGGATTCCTGGACATCACGCTGTACCGCGACGACCTGCGCAACAAACCACACCGCCCGCTCGAACGTACCTCCATTCCCGAGGGTGGCGTCGACGGTGCCCTCGTGGTGCTCGTCGACGACGTCTTGTTCTCGGGCCGCACCGTGCGTTCTGCGCTCGACGCGCTGCGGGACCTGGGCCGGCCGCGTGCGGTGCAGCTGGCGGTGCTGGTCGACCGCGGACATCGCGAGCTGCCGCTGCGGGCGGATTACGTCGGCAAGAACGTGCCGACGGCACGCTCGGAGGACGTCAAGGTGCTGCTGGCCGAACACGACGGCTGCGACGCCGTGATCATCAAGGGTGCCGACTCATGA
- a CDS encoding serine hydrolase domain-containing protein — MAEPDSTFDAALAPIRAAVDDRILAGAVTLVWQGGQLRHLGATGYRDVDAGLSMTENTIFRIASMTKPVISAATMALVDDGTIRLSDPITTWLPEFAEMRVLRDPDGPLDDTFRAPRVITVEDLLTHRSGLTYDFISTGPIAKAYHPLHTAAFSEPDEWIAAIAALPLVYPPGERFHYSHSTDVLGLLIARASGLPLNTLLRRRILDPLGMNDTDFFVPEHKASRLARLYGLGDDDRIVVADHGYLTSMPTSAPTLCRGGGALASTARDYLTFARALLGGGQADGVRILSPESTAALRTNRLTPAQRKLPSFGLPYWTGRGFGLGLSVVMDPNEAALFGPGGTGTFGWPGAFGTWWHADPKADAILMFLPQWRMPDLDPKAALGRTATIRLQLLHVQFGQAVYASL; from the coding sequence ATGGCCGAACCCGATTCCACCTTCGACGCTGCCCTCGCCCCGATCCGTGCCGCGGTGGACGACCGCATCCTGGCGGGCGCGGTGACGCTGGTGTGGCAGGGCGGGCAGCTCAGACATCTGGGCGCCACCGGCTACCGCGATGTCGATGCCGGCCTGTCGATGACCGAGAACACCATTTTCCGCATCGCCTCCATGACAAAGCCCGTAATCAGCGCGGCGACGATGGCGCTGGTCGACGACGGCACGATCCGTCTGAGTGACCCGATCACCACCTGGCTGCCGGAGTTCGCCGAGATGCGAGTGCTCAGAGACCCCGACGGCCCCCTGGATGACACATTCCGGGCACCACGCGTGATCACGGTCGAGGATCTGCTGACCCACCGCAGCGGGCTGACCTACGACTTCATCTCGACCGGACCGATCGCGAAGGCCTATCACCCGTTGCACACCGCGGCGTTCAGCGAGCCCGATGAATGGATCGCTGCCATCGCCGCGCTGCCGCTCGTCTACCCGCCGGGAGAGCGCTTCCACTACAGCCATTCCACCGATGTGCTCGGCCTCCTCATAGCCCGCGCGTCCGGGCTGCCGCTGAACACGCTGTTGCGTCGGCGCATACTGGACCCCCTCGGGATGAACGACACCGACTTCTTCGTACCCGAGCACAAGGCGAGTCGACTGGCGCGCCTGTACGGCCTGGGAGACGACGACCGAATCGTGGTGGCCGACCATGGCTATCTGACCTCGATGCCCACCTCGGCGCCCACGCTGTGCCGTGGCGGCGGCGCTCTGGCCAGCACCGCACGCGACTACCTGACCTTTGCGCGGGCCCTGCTGGGCGGTGGCCAGGCAGACGGAGTCCGCATCCTGTCCCCCGAATCGACGGCCGCGCTGCGCACCAACCGGCTCACTCCGGCCCAGCGCAAGCTGCCGTCTTTCGGCCTGCCGTACTGGACCGGGCGCGGGTTCGGTCTCGGCCTGTCCGTCGTCATGGACCCCAACGAGGCCGCGCTGTTCGGGCCGGGTGGCACCGGCACCTTCGGCTGGCCGGGAGCATTCGGCACCTGGTGGCACGCCGATCCGAAGGCCGACGCGATCCTGATGTTCTTGCCGCAGTGGCGCATGCCCGACCTTGATCCGAAGGCCGCGCTGGGGCGCACCGCGACAATTCGCCTGCAGCTGCTACACGTGCAGTTCGGGCAGGCGGTGTACGCCTCGCTCTAG
- a CDS encoding acyl-CoA carboxylase subunit beta, translated as MTILAPEAVDESLDPRDPLLRLSTFFDDGSVELLHERDRSGVLAAGGTVNGVRTIAFCTDGTVMGGAMGIEGCRHIVAAYDTAIEEQSPIVGIWHSGGARLAEGVSALHAVGLVFEAMIRASGYIPQISVVVGFAAGGAAYGPALTDVIIMAPESRVFVTGPDVVRSVTGEDVDMATLGGPEAHHKKSGVCHIVADDELDAYARGRKLVGFFCQQGVFDRGRAEADHTDLRALLPESAKRAYDVHPIVNALLDSDDPFEEFQGKWAPSMVIGLGRLAGRSVGVLANNPLRLGGCLNSESAEKAARFVRLCNAFGIPLIVLVDVPGYLPGVGQEWGGVVRRGAKLLHAFGEATVPRVTLVTRKIYGGAYIAMNSRSLGATKVFAWPDAEVAVMGAKAAVGILHKKQLAAAAPEDREALHEELALEHERIAGGVDRAIEIGVVDEEIEPSQTRAVLTRALAEAPSRRGRHKNIPL; from the coding sequence ATGACGATCCTGGCTCCGGAGGCCGTCGATGAATCGCTCGATCCGCGTGATCCGTTGTTGCGGTTGAGCACGTTCTTCGATGACGGCAGTGTTGAGTTGTTGCATGAGCGGGACCGCTCGGGTGTGTTGGCTGCTGGTGGCACGGTCAACGGGGTCAGGACTATCGCTTTTTGCACCGATGGCACCGTGATGGGCGGGGCCATGGGGATCGAGGGCTGCCGCCACATCGTGGCCGCCTACGACACCGCCATCGAGGAGCAGTCCCCGATTGTGGGGATCTGGCATTCCGGTGGTGCCCGTCTGGCCGAAGGGGTTTCGGCCCTGCACGCCGTGGGGCTGGTCTTCGAGGCCATGATCCGCGCCTCCGGTTACATCCCGCAGATCTCGGTCGTGGTCGGCTTCGCCGCCGGCGGCGCCGCGTATGGCCCGGCACTGACCGACGTCATCATCATGGCCCCGGAAAGCCGCGTGTTCGTCACCGGACCCGACGTGGTCCGCAGCGTCACCGGCGAGGACGTCGACATGGCCACCCTGGGCGGCCCCGAAGCCCACCACAAAAAATCCGGTGTGTGCCACATCGTGGCCGACGATGAACTCGACGCCTACGCCCGCGGCCGCAAGCTGGTCGGATTCTTCTGCCAACAAGGCGTATTCGACCGCGGCCGCGCCGAAGCCGATCACACCGACCTGCGCGCACTGCTGCCCGAATCAGCCAAACGCGCCTACGACGTACACCCCATCGTCAACGCCCTGCTCGACTCCGATGACCCGTTCGAGGAATTCCAGGGCAAATGGGCGCCGTCGATGGTCATCGGCCTGGGCCGCCTGGCCGGGCGAAGCGTCGGCGTGCTGGCCAACAACCCACTGCGTCTGGGGGGCTGCCTGAACTCCGAAAGCGCCGAAAAAGCCGCACGCTTCGTGCGCCTATGCAACGCCTTCGGCATCCCGCTGATCGTGCTCGTGGACGTGCCCGGCTACCTACCCGGTGTCGGCCAAGAATGGGGCGGGGTGGTGCGCCGCGGCGCCAAACTCCTACACGCCTTCGGTGAAGCCACCGTTCCGCGCGTCACCCTGGTCACCCGCAAGATCTACGGCGGCGCCTACATCGCCATGAACTCCCGCTCACTGGGCGCCACCAAAGTCTTCGCCTGGCCGGACGCCGAGGTCGCCGTCATGGGCGCCAAAGCCGCCGTAGGCATCCTGCACAAAAAACAACTCGCCGCCGCCGCCCCCGAAGACCGCGAAGCCCTGCATGAGGAACTCGCCCTCGAACACGAACGCATCGCCGGCGGCGTCGACCGCGCCATCGAAATCGGCGTCGTCGACGAAGAAATCGAACCCTCACAAACCCGCGCAGTACTCACCCGCGCCCTCGCCGAAGCCCCCTCACGCCGCGGCCGCCACAAAAACATCCCCCTATAA
- a CDS encoding MarR family winged helix-turn-helix transcriptional regulator, translating to MPLGYLLTRTATLLQKHVTVRLEPLGLSLPAFICLQILCAAPGLSNSELARRAHVSRQAMCDVLQQLQDDGLVDRPTAAEQGRTLPASLTGEGLQRLELARRQVTVAERRVTAGLTREERERLKSLLAQLSMPDQK from the coding sequence GTGCCCCTGGGCTACTTGCTCACCCGTACCGCGACGCTGCTGCAAAAACACGTGACTGTACGGCTGGAGCCTCTTGGGCTGTCGCTGCCGGCCTTCATTTGCCTGCAGATTCTGTGCGCCGCTCCGGGATTGTCCAATTCCGAGCTGGCGCGTCGAGCGCATGTGAGTCGGCAGGCGATGTGCGATGTGTTGCAACAGCTTCAGGACGACGGGCTGGTGGACCGGCCAACCGCTGCGGAGCAGGGGCGCACATTGCCGGCCTCTCTCACCGGAGAAGGATTGCAGCGTCTGGAACTAGCTCGCCGACAGGTCACGGTGGCAGAACGCCGAGTGACGGCCGGCCTGACGCGCGAAGAACGTGAAAGGCTCAAAAGCCTGCTGGCACAACTCAGTATGCCCGATCAGAAATGA
- a CDS encoding ACP S-malonyltransferase, with translation MFAMVMPGQGAQRKGMITPWLDDAGSALIDEFSQAADLDLRYYGTVAENDEITDTAIAQPLIVATSLLVFDRLRSELTLPDRLIFAGHSVGELAAAAAAGAMSPHDAVRLARLRGLAMRSACDHEPTGMAAVVGGGLCEVTRAVEELGLFVANVNGPGQVVAAGRLEDLDQLRASPPPDTQIKLLQVAGAFHSPYMASAEQEFGAALENTAVVMSRYPLLSNADGTLVTGPLDLKHRLVRQLTRQVRWDLCVRSLRQYRADIRVELGKGALSGLTRRESPAPQAIQASAPETLVLVREALTRREGAASPPRLVS, from the coding sequence ATGTTCGCAATGGTGATGCCCGGACAAGGAGCCCAGCGCAAGGGCATGATCACACCGTGGCTGGATGACGCGGGATCTGCCCTGATCGACGAATTCTCGCAGGCTGCCGATCTCGACCTGCGCTACTACGGCACAGTGGCAGAGAACGACGAGATCACTGATACCGCGATCGCTCAACCACTCATCGTGGCCACGTCGCTGCTGGTCTTCGACAGGCTTCGCAGTGAGCTGACGCTGCCGGACCGGTTGATCTTTGCCGGACACTCGGTGGGAGAACTGGCCGCCGCCGCGGCGGCCGGTGCGATGAGCCCACACGATGCCGTTCGGTTGGCCAGGCTCAGGGGACTGGCGATGCGCAGCGCCTGCGACCACGAGCCCACCGGAATGGCGGCGGTGGTTGGCGGCGGCCTATGCGAGGTGACTCGAGCGGTCGAGGAACTAGGACTGTTCGTGGCGAACGTGAACGGCCCGGGACAGGTGGTGGCCGCCGGGCGGCTGGAGGACCTGGATCAGTTGCGTGCCTCGCCGCCGCCCGATACCCAGATAAAGCTGCTGCAGGTGGCCGGGGCCTTCCATTCGCCGTACATGGCCTCTGCGGAACAGGAATTCGGTGCCGCGCTCGAGAACACGGCTGTCGTGATGTCCCGATACCCGCTGCTGTCGAACGCCGATGGCACGCTCGTCACCGGGCCGCTGGATCTCAAACACCGCCTGGTCCGGCAGTTGACGCGCCAGGTGCGGTGGGATCTTTGCGTCCGTTCGCTCCGGCAGTACCGCGCCGATATTCGCGTGGAGCTGGGCAAGGGTGCGCTCAGTGGGCTGACACGGCGGGAAAGCCCAGCACCGCAGGCAATTCAAGCATCGGCGCCGGAAACCCTGGTGCTGGTCCGGGAGGCTCTCACCCGGCGTGAGGGTGCCGCATCGCCTCCGCGCCTGGTGTCGTGA
- a CDS encoding malonic semialdehyde reductase, with translation MQGVTEPEPALLALPTAAQDLLFREARTANTFTDEPVSDEQMQAVYELIKFAPTSMNQQPLRVVLVRSGDARSRLVQHMLGANQAKTQSAPLVAILAADLNFHEELPTQFPHLPEAKDYFEDVSARTASARTNALIQVGYFILGIRAAGLAAGPMTGFDAGEVDKEFFPDGVHQSLVVVNIGKPGPDAWHPRLPRLTYRDVVSSV, from the coding sequence CTGCAAGGGGTAACGGAGCCCGAGCCGGCGTTGTTGGCGTTGCCCACGGCCGCGCAAGATCTACTCTTCCGTGAGGCGCGGACGGCCAACACGTTCACCGACGAGCCGGTATCCGACGAGCAGATGCAGGCTGTCTACGAGTTGATCAAGTTCGCGCCCACGTCCATGAACCAGCAGCCGTTGCGCGTGGTCCTGGTCCGTTCCGGTGATGCGCGATCACGGCTCGTGCAGCACATGCTCGGCGCCAACCAGGCCAAGACTCAGTCCGCACCATTGGTGGCGATCCTGGCCGCTGACTTGAATTTCCACGAAGAGCTTCCGACGCAGTTTCCGCACCTTCCGGAAGCCAAGGACTATTTCGAGGATGTGTCCGCACGCACCGCGTCCGCGCGGACCAATGCGCTGATCCAGGTCGGGTACTTCATCCTCGGTATCCGGGCAGCCGGGTTGGCGGCCGGACCGATGACCGGATTCGATGCCGGTGAGGTCGACAAGGAGTTCTTTCCGGACGGGGTGCATCAATCCCTGGTGGTGGTGAACATCGGCAAGCCCGGCCCCGACGCCTGGCACCCCAGATTGCCGCGTCTCACCTATCGCGACGTTGTCAGTTCCGTCTAA
- a CDS encoding SDR family NAD(P)-dependent oxidoreductase, translating into MTSTTTRKVALITGATSGMGLTIAQHLAKQDFAVFLCARSEESLAQTIKQLQTDGYEADGVTCDVTDPEQIRAYVAAAVDRYGPVDILVNNAGRNGGGITKDITDELWFDVINTNLNSVFLMTKAALTTGGMLDQGWGRIVNIASTGGKQGVLHGAPYSASKHGMVGFTKALGLELAKTGVTVNAVCPGFVETPMAERVRETYATLWGVDAEEAGKRVAARVPIGRYVDTEEVAAMVDYLISPGANAVTAQALNVCGGLGNY; encoded by the coding sequence ATGACTTCGACAACGACTCGTAAAGTTGCTCTCATCACCGGTGCGACCAGTGGCATGGGTTTGACGATCGCGCAGCATCTGGCCAAGCAGGATTTCGCCGTTTTCCTGTGCGCCCGCAGCGAGGAGTCACTGGCCCAGACCATCAAGCAGCTGCAGACCGACGGCTACGAAGCCGACGGGGTGACCTGCGATGTGACCGATCCCGAGCAGATACGCGCCTATGTCGCCGCTGCCGTGGATCGTTATGGACCAGTTGACATACTGGTCAACAACGCCGGCCGCAACGGCGGCGGAATTACCAAGGACATCACCGACGAACTCTGGTTCGACGTCATCAACACCAATCTCAACAGCGTCTTCCTGATGACCAAGGCGGCACTGACCACCGGCGGAATGCTCGACCAGGGCTGGGGCCGAATCGTCAACATCGCCTCCACCGGCGGCAAGCAGGGTGTGCTCCACGGCGCACCGTACTCGGCGTCAAAGCACGGAATGGTCGGATTCACCAAGGCATTGGGCCTGGAACTGGCCAAGACCGGCGTGACGGTCAACGCCGTATGCCCCGGCTTCGTCGAGACGCCGATGGCAGAGCGTGTCCGCGAAACCTACGCCACGCTGTGGGGTGTGGATGCCGAGGAGGCTGGCAAGCGTGTCGCCGCGCGCGTACCCATCGGCCGATATGTGGACACCGAAGAGGTGGCGGCCATGGTCGATTACCTGATCAGCCCCGGCGCCAATGCGGTAACCGCACAAGCCCTCAATGTCTGTGGCGGGCTGGGGAATTACTGA
- a CDS encoding lipocalin-like domain-containing protein, translated as MPSSESVRPRDFVGQWRLESYYDLDESGVTSEGPLGPSPVGLLYYGAEGALSVSMMRGEPVPGAVPFMGYAGHWQVDGSIVLHHITVCSNPAWAGTVQTRQYDFGVDRLTLIGALQQGDRQQRRILTWRRNQ; from the coding sequence ATGCCGTCCAGTGAGTCGGTACGGCCCCGTGACTTCGTGGGGCAGTGGCGATTGGAGTCCTATTACGATCTCGACGAGAGCGGGGTCACCAGTGAGGGGCCGCTGGGTCCCTCGCCGGTGGGGTTGCTTTACTACGGTGCCGAGGGCGCGCTGTCGGTGAGCATGATGCGTGGCGAACCAGTGCCCGGCGCGGTCCCGTTCATGGGATACGCCGGGCACTGGCAAGTGGACGGATCGATAGTGCTGCACCACATCACGGTGTGCTCCAATCCGGCCTGGGCTGGCACCGTGCAGACCCGTCAGTACGACTTCGGTGTCGATAGGCTGACGTTGATCGGTGCGCTCCAGCAGGGTGACAGGCAGCAGCGGCGCATACTGACCTGGCGGCGAAATCAGTAA
- a CDS encoding alpha/beta fold hydrolase, producing MTTYVLVHGAFHGGWCWERLTPVLEAAGHNVYAPSLTGLGERASELGPQVGLDVHVNDIVGLITDEDLTDVVLVGHSYAGIVVTAVADQIPSRIGLLVYLDTFVARDGEAVADILPVNVQAFAEAAQSEGDGWRVPVAGMPPGVEGCYGVTDEPDLSWVRSMQSPQSLRTFTDVMRLNNPERLQGIPRAHIHCSGGGQAWTSLRAQLMPRSYPPVGEPVRELETGHDAMITMPDELAEALADLVQAHARRGSAHAVQ from the coding sequence ATGACGACATATGTGTTGGTACATGGTGCGTTTCACGGTGGTTGGTGCTGGGAAAGGCTGACTCCGGTGCTCGAAGCCGCGGGACACAACGTCTATGCCCCCTCCCTGACCGGGCTGGGGGAGCGAGCGTCCGAATTGGGGCCGCAGGTGGGTTTGGATGTCCACGTCAACGACATCGTGGGCCTGATCACGGACGAGGATCTGACCGACGTGGTCCTGGTAGGGCACAGTTACGCCGGCATCGTCGTGACGGCTGTCGCGGACCAGATTCCCTCCCGCATAGGGTTACTGGTGTATCTGGATACCTTCGTCGCGCGCGATGGCGAGGCTGTGGCCGATATTCTTCCGGTCAACGTGCAGGCCTTCGCCGAGGCGGCGCAGTCCGAGGGCGACGGCTGGCGGGTGCCGGTGGCCGGCATGCCCCCGGGCGTCGAGGGTTGCTACGGCGTGACCGACGAGCCCGACCTGAGTTGGGTGCGTTCGATGCAGAGCCCACAGTCGCTGCGTACCTTCACCGATGTCATGCGGTTGAACAATCCGGAACGGCTGCAGGGCATCCCGCGTGCGCACATCCACTGTTCCGGTGGTGGCCAGGCATGGACGTCGCTGCGGGCGCAGTTGATGCCGCGTTCCTATCCGCCCGTGGGCGAACCCGTCCGGGAACTGGAGACTGGGCACGACGCGATGATCACCATGCCCGACGAGCTGGCTGAGGCGCTTGCGGACTTGGTGCAAGCCCACGCCCGCCGGGGGTCCGCACATGCCGTCCAGTGA
- a CDS encoding FAD-dependent oxidoreductase, which translates to MPGVAVDVCVIGGGPAGLMAGLLLARFGLDVTVVEKHSDFLRDFRGDTVHPSTLQAMDELGLIDQFLELPHAKAETLPIATDSGQLLFADFRALPGRYRYLAFMPQWDVLDFVASAARRYPGFELLQQVQATELIHEGEDVVGVRASGPGGVLQIRAKLVIAADGRRSLVRSTGELGLAASTAPMDVLWFRLSRAADDPVSAVRSGRGYFIVCLNRGHYWQIAYMIPKGGYEQIRREGLDALKTAIAAIYPVFAGRLAEELDDWSDFHLLDVRVDRLRRWYRPGLLAIGDAAHAMSPAGGVGINLAVQDAVAAARMLGPVLASGARPSVAQLARVQRRRQYPAQIVQWAQLYLLADLYPTAGRPPAERPLLIRLIRAFPLLPRLIARVIGRGLRPEPVPPPAVGMRSESMEA; encoded by the coding sequence ATGCCTGGCGTAGCCGTCGACGTGTGTGTCATCGGTGGTGGCCCGGCCGGTCTGATGGCCGGTCTGCTGCTGGCCCGATTCGGTCTCGATGTGACGGTGGTGGAGAAACATTCCGATTTTCTCCGGGACTTCCGCGGCGATACGGTTCACCCTTCGACACTGCAGGCGATGGACGAGCTGGGGCTGATCGACCAGTTTCTCGAGCTGCCGCATGCAAAGGCCGAGACTCTGCCGATCGCCACCGACTCCGGCCAATTGCTGTTCGCGGACTTCCGGGCGCTACCTGGCAGATACCGGTACCTGGCCTTCATGCCGCAGTGGGACGTGCTGGACTTCGTCGCCTCCGCGGCCCGGCGCTATCCGGGATTTGAACTCCTGCAGCAGGTTCAGGCCACCGAGTTGATTCACGAGGGCGAGGACGTGGTGGGGGTGAGAGCCAGCGGCCCCGGTGGCGTGCTGCAGATTCGGGCCAAGTTGGTGATCGCGGCAGACGGGCGGCGGTCACTCGTGCGGTCCACCGGAGAACTCGGCCTGGCCGCGTCTACGGCACCGATGGACGTGTTGTGGTTCCGGCTGAGCCGTGCGGCCGACGATCCGGTTTCGGCGGTCCGCAGCGGCAGGGGCTACTTCATCGTCTGCCTCAATCGTGGACACTATTGGCAGATCGCCTACATGATCCCCAAGGGTGGCTACGAACAGATCCGGCGCGAGGGGCTGGACGCCCTGAAGACCGCGATCGCCGCCATCTATCCGGTGTTCGCGGGCAGACTGGCCGAAGAGTTGGACGACTGGAGCGACTTTCACCTTCTCGATGTACGCGTGGATCGATTGCGGCGCTGGTACCGACCGGGTTTGTTGGCGATCGGCGATGCGGCACATGCGATGTCGCCGGCCGGCGGCGTGGGCATAAACCTTGCCGTGCAAGACGCCGTTGCCGCGGCACGCATGCTGGGCCCGGTGCTGGCTTCCGGTGCTCGACCCTCGGTGGCGCAGCTGGCCCGTGTGCAGCGCCGCCGCCAGTATCCGGCCCAGATAGTGCAGTGGGCACAGCTGTATCTGCTGGCGGATCTTTACCCGACCGCCGGTCGTCCGCCCGCCGAACGTCCGCTGCTGATACGACTGATCCGAGCATTTCCCTTGTTGCCCAGACTGATTGCCCGGGTGATAGGCCGGGGCCTGCGTCCCGAACCAGTGCCCCCGCCGGCGGTGGGGATGCGTTCCGAATCCATGGAGGCTTAG